From the Lathyrus oleraceus cultivar Zhongwan6 chromosome 3, CAAS_Psat_ZW6_1.0, whole genome shotgun sequence genome, the window CACTTGTCCGAGTTAAGCCTCATGTTGTAACTTATGATTGACGCAAATGTTTCTTCTAAATCTTTGACGTGTTTCCAGTTTTATGGGGTTTTTATCAccatatcatccacatatacctccAGGTTCCGCCCTATCTATCAAGCGAATACCATATCCATCAGTCTTTGGTAGGTAGCCCCTGCATTTTTTAGTCTAAAATGCATCACcttataataattattattcaTGTTCGTCATGAACCATCTTAGGAGCATCCAACGGATTCATCCGTATCTGATCGTAACCCGAGTAAGCATCCATGATACTGAGAAGACAGAGACCAGAAGCCCCGTCGATGAGCCGATCAATGTGAGGAAGAAGATAACGATCTTTGGAACATGCCTTATTCAAGCCAGTGAAATCCATGCACATTTTCCACTTTCCCACTTTCTTTTTTACCATGACTATATTAGCCAACCAGGCCGGGTACTTAATTTCCTGGATGAAACCGACCCTCACAAGCTTTCCGACTTCATCTTCTATCGCTCTTCTCCTCTCCTCTCCATCCTTTACTCTCTCTGAGACACTGGCTTGATGGTTGCATCCAACGCCAGATGGTGGCAAATTATGTTTGGATCGAATCCAAACATGTTAGTCGGTTTCCATGCGAACATATGTATGCTCTCCTTCAATATTCTTATGATCTCGACTTCCTCCTCTAGAGACAAATTAGAACCAATTTGAGTCGTCTGGGATGTTTGGGAACCAATCTGTACCTTCTTCACATCCTCGATGGGTGTCAGACTATCTTCCGCTGAGTCTTCTCTTGTATCAACATCAATTAGATTCACCTATAAATGATCACCTTTTATTGGTTAATCAACTTGAGCTTTCTTTTTGAGCTTCAGAATATCTTTATAACATTGCTAATCTTTGATCACCTTTTACTACCCCTACACGGTCATCTTCGAGAGGATATTCAGTGTGAGGTATAAAGTGGATAATGTCGCCTCTAAAATATTGAATGGCAGTCTGTCAATAATAATGTTGTAGGGATACGCGGCATTGACAATCAAGTACTTAACCTTGACACTTTTCGTGTTGTCTTCACTTCCAAAAGTTGTTATCACATGCATATACCCTAGAACCTGCACTTGTTCTCCGGAGAAGTCGACTAAAGTACCTTTAAAAGGTAACAACTCGATCATATCAAAATTCATACTCTTGAATGCATCCCAATATGAAACATCTGCTGAACTTCCCGGAGCTACTAAGACTCGCTTCACGCTCCAGTCATGAATTTGTACTTTAATTACCATTGGGTCGTTCTTGTGAGCCAATACTCCTTCGACATCTTTTCTAGAAAAACTGGTTACAATCGAGTTTTCATCTTCTTCTAAAAGTGGGTTTTGTCTGATATGCATCACTTCCCAGGCATATCTCTTCCTGGATGAACCGGTTTCTCCTCCTCCTGTGAATCCTCCAACAATGGTGTTCAATGTATGACGGGTCACTCGGGCTTCGCGAACCTCATGTGTATTCTTCCCCTTCTTTTGCGGAGGATTTTCCGAGCTGATATTCCCCCTTGGGAGGACTTCTCTTTCCTGGTTGTCCTCTGACATCTTTCACATAAGACAACAAACGAACTCTCTAAATTAAGATCTCGATTTCTCTTTTGAGCTGATGACAACCTTCCGTGTGATGAGCACGAAGTCTATGGTAGCACATCATGCATTCTCGTCTTTTACCATCACGACTTGGACCCCTTTTGGACTCCTCGGGATGGGGAGTAATTTGAGATGATAGACTTATCTCAAAATGTCTTCACGCCTGGCATTCAGTGACGTATACTCGACATCTTTTGTCAAACGGTCGTCGGGATGGTCTTATCATTGTCCGATCTCTAGGTTCGGGCTTAGGGTACTCCTTCCTATACCTGACTTCATATTCTTTAGCTCGCATTTTTTCCTTGGCGTCTCGAGACCTCTTTTCCATGTTGCTCTCCTGCCTTTTGATATAGCATTATGCTCTGGTAATAACCTCATCCATGCTGGATGACGatttttgtgctagggatttGTTGAACTGACCGACTTTGAGACCATGTTGAAATTCCCCCACGAACATCTCCTGGTTCGGATGAGACACCTTAAAAGTTTCTTCGTTGAACCTCGCCAGATACTCTCTGAGAGACTCCAAGTACCCTTGTCTGACGTTGAATAAACTGGTAGTCAATATTTTTCTATGTTTGCTTGTTGAAAAGTGTTGTACCATCTTTTAATTTAGGTCCTGGTAGCTAACGACCGAGAATCCGGGTAAGCTCATATACCATCGCAAAGCCTCTTCCTTAAAAGTACCTGCCATGAGTTTACATTTAAGAGGGACAGAAGCCCCTATTATTTCCATCTGATTATTGATCATACTAATGTGCTCCTGTGGGTCGGTTTTTATCATCAAAAGATACCAATAATGGTGGTTTGAAGTTCTCTGGAACTTGATCATCCTAGATCGCCTCAGACAATGGTTGGGAATCCAGAAGCTTCTCCTCTGCATCCCCGTCCTGTTGACTATGTGTTTGCAAAATGTGGACGCTATCTTGCAATGTTTCATTTTATTGATGGAAAGCATCCACCACTACGAATAATTGGGTTAAAGCTGGTGGTGGAGGTGGATCACTTCGGCTAGGAGATGATTCGGACATCGCACAGCTGGGCTATTAGcgattttgatgatgattttttGTGTGGCCTGGAAAAATTTACCAAGACCACACGGTGGGCGCCAAACTTTCTTGCTAAAAACACTAAAAGGTTGACTTCTCCCATGCTAGTCAAGGAGAGCCTCAAATGGTTGGTTAAGTGTCTGTAAATGTTTTTTCGGGTAGTTATTGTTTGTCTTTCCCCATTTCTTGATGTCCCTTATATAGGCTCATTTGTCACCCTCAACAATCATGAAGAACCCTTTTCTCTTCCTTTCTGCATTCAAAGCCTAGAAAATCGCCACCGCTTTATCATTTAATTTCACTTCTTAATGGCTTGTAACATCTGCTTCATTATGGTGTCGTTATGACCTTTCATTTTTGGAGAGCGTTTTCAGATGGTGGCCCTTCGTCCGACTATTATCTCGGCTTATTCGGATTCCATACTCGACGACACGAGACTCTCCACTTCGGCCCATCAGGACTCTCAACCCGACAATACTATGATTTCGTTAGGCCGGATTATATCTCAAGTATCCCTTAGGCGAATTCGTGTTCTAGCCCAGGCTACTACTCGACTTCCACCCAATCATTCTTACTTCATCATAGACTTCTTTCGATTTTACACATCGACTGGTCAAAATAATTTATAGAATGTACATCTTCAAAACTATAGTAATAGAGAGGAAAAATGGAGAGGATCTGGACACTGTTAATAGCTACTACTTGTGTTACAAATAATCCAACTATTCTTCTTTTATTCCTTCAATCTCAATTTCTTCGATCACTATTAACCAAGACTTTAAACTTCATTAACCATACACTTAATATACTTTTGGAATACAAATTGACTAATATAATTATCATATGATGACACATTGTTCAAAGTTAAAATGAAGAAACTTAATTGGATCAAAATTGAACTTACAAGGCATTGCACCATTAACTTCTACTATACATCAACATTAGAACTAAGGTTTTTTTACATGTCTCGTCTTGTACTTCCAAAACTCATCTTTTTTCCTCTTATTTTTCATAATGCCCATCTTTTTGTTAATTGCACCATACAAGGCTACCTTATCACTCTTATTCTTGTCTGCGGCTTTGACATCGAGAATATCCCGTAGCTTCCGGTAAGAATTGATATCCATCACCTGCCCATTCTTGATCATCTGCTTGTGATAAAAAAATGCCCGCTTATAGTCTCGAACACGGACAAAGGCGTATAACATGGTTGAATATGTTATCGAATCTGGTCTTAATTTAAGAGCTTCCATTTCTTTCAACAACTGCGGCAGCTTCGAGTCTAACCCTCCTCGTGCATATGCATTCATCAGCATATTATAGGTCATCACTGTTGGTTGCAATCCGATCTTCCCGAATTCAAAGATCACATCTCTTGCTTCCATGAAGAGACCTTGTTTGGCAAAACCATCAACAAGAATGTTGAATGTAACCTGTGTTCCTTTAACTTTCTCCCTCATCATCAGCTTCCATATTTTCATCAATGTTTCGGTGTCACCAGCTTGTCTGAACGCATCTAGTAAAGTAGTGTAGGTTTCTATTGAAGGTCTGGTACCTTCTCTGATCATGTTTTCAAATGCAGCATAAGCTTTTTCGTACCAGCCACTAGCTGAATAAGCATGGATCACTGCTGTATAGGAATGTGAAGTGGGTTTTATACCGACTTTCTTCATCTTCAAGAATACATCATAAGCCATGTCGCTCATATTTTTCTGCCTCCCATATGCGCTGATTAGACAAGTATATGAATTGGCATTTGGCTTCAAGCCAAAATCCTGCATTTCTGAAAGCAGATTCTCTACAATCTTAGGTTGCACTCTTCGGCTGTATGCATGCATTAGAATGTTGAAGGTAACAGCGGTTGGTTTAATCCCTTTAGCTTTCATCTCGACAAAAAGCCCTTCGGCTTCTTTTACGCGGTTGGATTTACAATATCCATCCATCAGAGTGTTGTACACAATTGCATTGGAAGAAACCCCTTTCTTCTCCATTTCAGATTGAATGATGAGAGCTTCACTCAGCAGACCCTCCACACAAAATGACTTTATCAGTGCACCGAGGACTTCTACGCCCAATCGGACTCCTTTTTTGTTCATTTTCTCGAAAAACTGCCATGCATCTTTTGCACAATGGCCAAGTTTTCTCATAACAATAATCATAATAGAGCACGTAACATGATCAGGAAGAACATTATCTGTTTCCATCGACTCATAAACCTTCCAAGCATCTTCATATCTAATAAACACAACCACGAACGCATCAACATCAAACTCTTATGTTATGCAGTATTCTAAGGTATAAAAGACTACCATAGTGCTACAATGGAAAAACTAGATTGGTATGAACAGATACAATAACAATCATGGAATAACACATAGATACTATACCAAGTAACACATAGATACTATACAATAACTCAGGATCGTCTTTTAGGACACAGAATCAAAATTTGTCACAGTTAAACCGTGGTTAAATAGAGCCTCATACAAACATTTGTCACAATGAAGTGTGATCAAATACGGCCTCTATTTAATTTGCCACATTTATACTATGGTTAACCTACATAGTACCTCCAAAAAAGTTGAAACGACCTGCAATAAGACACCTACACAGATGCTATACCAGTAATATAGAAATGATGGAATGTGAATAAATGTGTAGCTACCTGCCATCAGAGAG encodes:
- the LOC127125522 gene encoding pentatricopeptide repeat-containing protein At5g50280, chloroplastic — its product is MFLSLINHKLSFSSSSYCFFYLQPSISPNTHTKPSFHIHSHKTPLSLTTTPNYSTTPIFLPYFELHEQEQNIQEQNEQSHHPDDPIYKFFKTRTTVPSQNPGKEGKLSLQRNRRTTWHLASEEFDDEEEEVEEEEIPLLVEDNQETGSQKKESSLPQGVVGEILHLAKNLPQNLTLEEALGEYEKRVNEKECVEVLETLGKEHLMVCCLYFFQWMRSQEPSLVTPRVFTVLFPLLGRAKMGDKLMVLFRNLPSGKEFRNVRVYNAAISGLLSDGRYEDAWKVYESMETDNVLPDHVTCSIMIIVMRKLGHCAKDAWQFFEKMNKKGVRLGVEVLGALIKSFCVEGLLSEALIIQSEMEKKGVSSNAIVYNTLMDGYCKSNRVKEAEGLFVEMKAKGIKPTAVTFNILMHAYSRRVQPKIVENLLSEMQDFGLKPNANSYTCLISAYGRQKNMSDMAYDVFLKMKKVGIKPTSHSYTAVIHAYSASGWYEKAYAAFENMIREGTRPSIETYTTLLDAFRQAGDTETLMKIWKLMMREKVKGTQVTFNILVDGFAKQGLFMEARDVIFEFGKIGLQPTVMTYNMLMNAYARGGLDSKLPQLLKEMEALKLRPDSITYSTMLYAFVRVRDYKRAFFYHKQMIKNGQVMDINSYRKLRDILDVKAADKNKSDKVALYGAINKKMGIMKNKRKKDEFWKYKTRHVKKP